CGCCCACGAGGCGAACACCCCCTGCGAGGTCATTACCGTTGGGCAGCACCCAGACAAAGCAGAGTTCTCTCAGGCGATCTTCCAGGCCTGTCGCGAGCATGCCGTTGAAATGGTGGTCATGGGCGGCTTTCTCAAACAGATCGCAGTGCCCAGCGACTTTGAAAATCGTGTGATCAACATTCACCCGTCGTTGATCCCGGCGTTCTGCGGGGAAGGCTTCTACGGCATCCGAGTGCATACGGCGGTGCTCGAGCATGGGGCGAAAGTGAGTGGCTGCACGGTTCACTTTGTCGACGATCATTATGACCATGGGCCCATCATCGCCCAAAGCGTGGTCGAGGTCCTGCCAGAGGATCAGCCTGAGGATCTCGCGGCACGCGTTTTTGATGCCGAGTGCCACATCTACCCGGCAACTCTCGCCGCGATCGCAGACGGACGCGTGACCGTTTCAGGGCGTCAAGTCACCGTACAGCCCAGCAATTAGGCGTAAGCCATTCACTTTGCTTGCGCACTCTGGGCAGCTACCGCTAGCACTGCCACTACGTTAAACTCAGTGCTGCCTTCCCATTTACCCAGAAGCAGTGGCTGACGCTATTCTTCCATAGCATGACTATTTTCTTTCATGACAGGGTAATCGGGAACATTCAGCTGAAAGCTGCACGTATCAGTTATCCTAATCCTGGCATATATGGGGCATTTTTGCGTTTTAAGGAGCGTCCGGGTGTAATTATCTCGTCTCCCAGCGTAAATTTTGGAAGAAATGTACCACGATCTGATTGATTGTTGGCAATTCGGGATGCATAATCTAGGTGTTTTAATACAAATGAGTTAGCTATCACTCTCCCCCGACCC
This DNA window, taken from Bremerella alba, encodes the following:
- the purN gene encoding phosphoribosylglycinamide formyltransferase; this encodes MTTWSKHTVDNPLRIAVLISGGGTTLRNLLERIREDQLPLEVVLVISSSSKAKGMSFAHEANTPCEVITVGQHPDKAEFSQAIFQACREHAVEMVVMGGFLKQIAVPSDFENRVINIHPSLIPAFCGEGFYGIRVHTAVLEHGAKVSGCTVHFVDDHYDHGPIIAQSVVEVLPEDQPEDLAARVFDAECHIYPATLAAIADGRVTVSGRQVTVQPSN